A genomic segment from Frateuria edaphi encodes:
- a CDS encoding cold-shock protein, whose amino-acid sequence MSQTETGTVKWFNDAKGFGFISRASGDDVFVHFRSITSSGFKSLQEGQKVSFVVTQGPKGLQADQVQPL is encoded by the coding sequence ATGTCGCAGACCGAAACCGGTACCGTCAAGTGGTTCAACGATGCCAAGGGCTTTGGCTTCATCAGCCGCGCCAGCGGCGATGACGTGTTCGTGCACTTCCGCTCGATCACGTCCTCGGGCTTCAAGAGCCTGCAGGAAGGCCAGAAGGTGTCCTTCGTCGTGACCCAGGGCCCGAAGGGCCTGCAGGCCGACCAGGTGCAGCCGCTCTAA
- the dbpA gene encoding ATP-dependent RNA helicase DbpA, producing the protein MTDFTTLPLKPALLASLETHGYAEMTPVQAQSLPPILAGRDVIAQARTGSGKTAAFGLGLLQALDVDTIRLQALVLCPTRELADQVSKAIRRLAASLPNVKLLTLCGGMPLGPQLASLTHDPHIVVGTPGRVQEHLKRGSLHGGGIKTLVLDEADRMLDMGFGEAIDDIVGRIAKHHQTLLFSATYPEAIRTTSRRLQKEPVEVTVETPAEAAPAIEQQFVEVEPAQKPDALAQLLGRDRDQHALVFCNMRRDVDTVAQELDRRGFSALALHGDMEQRDRDEVLVRFANRSCSVLVATDVAARGLDIVALPLVVSYDIAHDPDTHTHRIGRTGRAGQSGVAITLCTPRERPKAENIEQALGESLPWRALKLAPPRGKTLHLAPMKTLVIDAGRQDKLRPGDILGALTGDAGLKADDIGKIDVFATRAYVAITRALANKALEHLRAGKIKGRNFRVRPLG; encoded by the coding sequence ATGACCGACTTCACCACGCTCCCCCTCAAGCCCGCCCTGCTCGCCAGCCTGGAAACGCACGGCTACGCCGAGATGACTCCCGTGCAGGCGCAGAGCCTTCCCCCGATCCTCGCCGGACGCGACGTGATCGCCCAGGCGCGCACTGGCAGTGGCAAGACCGCTGCGTTCGGCCTGGGGCTTTTGCAGGCGTTGGATGTGGACACCATCCGGCTGCAGGCACTGGTGCTATGCCCCACCCGCGAACTCGCCGACCAGGTAAGCAAGGCGATCCGCCGGCTCGCCGCCAGTCTCCCCAACGTCAAGCTGCTGACCCTGTGCGGCGGCATGCCGCTCGGGCCCCAGCTGGCCTCGCTCACCCACGATCCGCACATCGTGGTGGGCACGCCCGGCCGCGTGCAGGAACACCTCAAGCGCGGCAGCCTGCACGGTGGCGGCATCAAGACACTGGTGCTGGACGAGGCCGACCGCATGCTCGACATGGGTTTCGGGGAAGCCATCGACGACATCGTCGGCCGCATCGCGAAACATCACCAGACGCTGCTGTTCTCGGCCACGTATCCGGAAGCGATCCGCACCACCAGTCGGCGGCTGCAGAAGGAACCGGTGGAAGTCACCGTGGAGACGCCGGCCGAGGCCGCGCCGGCCATCGAGCAGCAGTTCGTGGAAGTCGAGCCCGCGCAGAAGCCCGACGCGCTCGCCCAACTGCTCGGCCGCGACCGCGACCAGCATGCGCTGGTCTTCTGCAACATGCGCCGCGACGTCGACACCGTGGCGCAGGAGCTGGACCGTCGCGGCTTCTCCGCACTGGCCCTGCACGGCGACATGGAGCAGCGCGACCGCGATGAAGTGCTCGTGCGCTTCGCCAACCGCAGTTGCAGCGTGCTGGTGGCCACGGACGTCGCAGCGCGCGGCCTGGACATCGTCGCGCTGCCGCTGGTGGTCAGTTACGACATCGCGCACGACCCGGACACACACACGCACCGTATCGGGCGCACCGGACGCGCGGGCCAGTCGGGCGTCGCGATCACCCTGTGCACGCCGCGCGAGCGACCCAAGGCCGAGAACATCGAACAGGCATTGGGCGAGTCCCTGCCCTGGCGAGCGCTCAAGCTGGCCCCGCCACGCGGCAAGACCTTGCACCTTGCGCCAATGAAGACCCTGGTCATCGATGCCGGTCGCCAGGACAAGCTGCGTCCCGGCGACATCCTTGGCGCGCTCACCGGCGACGCCGGCCTCAAGGCCGACGACATCGGCAAGATCGACGTCTTCGCCACCCGCGCGTACGTCGCCATCACCCGCGCGCTGGCCAACAAGGCGCTCGAGCACCTGCGCGCCGGCAAGATCAAGGGGCGCAACTTCCGCGTGCGCCCGCTGGGGTGA
- a CDS encoding PA4780 family RIO1-like protein kinase encodes MKTPTGLQELIDDGVIDEVLRPLKSGKEASVYVVRSGDQVRCAKVYKDMAQRSFQQRVQYQEGRKVRGSRQARAIGKASKFGRKEAEAAWKNAEVDALYLLADAGVRVPQPYGYFNGVLVMELVTDADGQSAPRLGEVELSADTARDYHRILIRQVVRMLCVGLIHGDLSPYNVLVAPDGPVIIDLPQVVSASGNNAARTMLRRDVSNLTINLSRFAPDLLDTYYAEEMWALFEQGELQPESELTGRFAFDESAVDVDSVMQSIIDAREEALIRQQGREAAMAED; translated from the coding sequence ATGAAAACTCCCACCGGCTTGCAGGAGCTGATCGACGACGGCGTCATCGACGAAGTCCTGCGCCCGCTCAAGAGCGGCAAGGAAGCTTCCGTCTATGTCGTGCGCTCGGGCGACCAGGTGCGTTGCGCCAAGGTCTACAAGGACATGGCCCAGCGCAGCTTCCAGCAGCGCGTGCAATACCAGGAAGGTCGCAAGGTGCGCGGCAGCCGGCAGGCGCGCGCGATCGGCAAGGCCAGCAAGTTCGGCCGCAAGGAAGCCGAAGCCGCCTGGAAGAATGCCGAAGTGGACGCGCTCTACCTGCTGGCCGACGCCGGCGTGCGCGTGCCGCAACCCTACGGTTACTTCAACGGCGTGCTGGTGATGGAGCTGGTCACCGACGCCGATGGCCAGTCGGCCCCGCGACTGGGCGAGGTTGAGCTCTCCGCCGACACCGCCCGCGACTACCACCGCATCCTTATCCGCCAGGTAGTGCGCATGCTTTGCGTCGGCCTGATCCACGGCGATCTTTCTCCGTACAACGTGCTGGTGGCGCCCGACGGCCCGGTGATCATCGACCTGCCCCAGGTGGTCAGCGCATCCGGCAACAACGCCGCGCGCACGATGCTGCGGCGGGACGTGAGCAACCTCACCATCAATCTGTCGCGCTTCGCACCCGACCTGCTCGACACGTACTACGCCGAGGAAATGTGGGCGCTGTTCGAACAGGGCGAACTGCAGCCCGAAAGCGAGCTGACCGGCCGCTTCGCGTTCGATGAGAGCGCGGTCGACGTGGACAGCGTGATGCAGTCCATCATCGACGCGCGCGAGGAAGCACTCATCCGCCAGCAAGGGCGAGAAGCTGCGATGGCCGAAGACTGA
- a CDS encoding NAD-dependent epimerase/dehydratase family protein, giving the protein MRILITGGTGLVGQGVLRECLRAPDVTQVVALGRHPTGIHNARLEELSCPDFAQVESLGDRLAGFDACLYCAGAPLVGITAEAYRHVTLTLTSKVAEAFARYNPRGRFLYISGAYSDPGSRMMVARAKGETERALAALPITTVMLRPGGIRPVEGIRSPHKQLDLLYRLGSPALALAVRLLPGQMTTTARVGRAMLALARDPSPPPIVENDAINRLGREPSPTGTAPKPVP; this is encoded by the coding sequence ATGCGGATCCTCATCACCGGCGGAACCGGCCTGGTCGGTCAAGGCGTGCTTCGCGAGTGCCTGCGTGCCCCGGACGTGACGCAGGTGGTCGCGCTGGGCCGACACCCCACCGGCATCCACAATGCCCGGCTGGAGGAACTGTCCTGCCCGGATTTCGCGCAGGTGGAATCGCTCGGCGATCGGCTGGCAGGGTTCGACGCGTGCCTCTACTGCGCCGGCGCACCTCTGGTGGGGATCACCGCGGAGGCCTATCGCCATGTCACGCTGACGCTGACCTCGAAGGTGGCCGAGGCCTTCGCCAGGTACAACCCCCGTGGCCGCTTCCTGTACATCTCCGGGGCCTACTCGGACCCCGGTAGTCGCATGATGGTGGCAAGGGCCAAGGGCGAAACCGAGCGCGCCCTTGCCGCCTTGCCGATCACTACCGTGATGCTCCGGCCGGGTGGCATCCGCCCGGTGGAAGGCATCCGTTCCCCGCACAAGCAGCTGGACCTGTTGTACCGGCTCGGATCGCCTGCGCTGGCCCTGGCCGTGCGCCTGCTGCCTGGCCAGATGACCACGACCGCCCGCGTGGGCCGGGCCATGCTCGCCCTGGCGCGTGATCCGTCGCCGCCCCCGATAGTGGAGAACGACGCGATCAATCGCCTCGGGCGCGAGCCTTCGCCAACGGGAACGGCGCCCAAGCCCGTTCCCTGA